In Arthrobacter sp. MN05-02, one genomic interval encodes:
- a CDS encoding peroxiredoxin: MATVRTAHTVWSGDLPSGSGQVTLDSSGIGTYDVTWKARSEESGGKTSPEELIAAAHSACFSMAFSHALGEEGKTPERVETKAEVDFQPGTGITAIRLTLDASVPGIAEEDFQRIAQAAKEGCPVSQALAAVKDISLTATLRG; the protein is encoded by the coding sequence ATGGCTACCGTACGCACAGCCCACACCGTCTGGAGTGGCGACCTCCCCTCCGGCTCAGGCCAGGTAACGCTCGATTCATCCGGTATCGGTACCTACGACGTCACCTGGAAGGCCCGCTCCGAGGAGTCCGGGGGCAAGACGAGCCCCGAGGAGCTCATCGCCGCCGCGCACTCCGCCTGCTTCTCGATGGCCTTCAGCCACGCCCTGGGCGAGGAGGGGAAGACGCCCGAGCGCGTCGAGACGAAGGCGGAGGTGGACTTCCAGCCGGGCACGGGCATCACGGCCATCCGGCTGACCCTCGACGCCTCCGTGCCGGGGATCGCCGAAGAGGACTTCCAGCGGATCGCGCAGGCAGCCAAGGAGGGCTGCCCCGTGTCGCAGGCCCTCGCCGCCGTCAAGGACATCTCGCTCACCGCGACGCTCCGGGGCTGA
- a CDS encoding dihydrolipoamide acetyltransferase component of pyruvate dehydrogenase complex: MSESVNLPALGESVTEGTVTRWLKQVGDRVEVDEPLLEVSTDKVDTEIPSPVAGVIEEILVAEDETAEVGAPLVRIGDGSGGGSSDAGSAAPAAEEAPSEPEQPAAEEAAQADTAPAASGTPDEGGEGTEVTLPALGESVTEGTVTRWLKAVGDDVEVDEPLLEVSTDKVDTEIPSPVAGKLQEIRVNEDETAEVGAVLAVIGSGASAPKKVEAASGEPLVAAPAEERNDAPTEKQGAGQEAQRASTTSEPDDDASGAPAPEPAAAAQEKPAAAQESAPSEDSGSPDASAYVTPLVRRLANQNKVDLSTVKGTGVGGRIRKQDVLEAAEAQKAQQPAPAAPSAPAASAPAAPSKPAAPAVEPSKLRGTVEKAPRIRQTIAKRMRESLEVSAQLTQVIEVDMTRIAKLRASSKDTFQAQNGAKLTFLPFISKAVTEALKQHPKLNASFDEEKKEVTYHDAEHLAIAVDTEKGLLVPVIKDAGNLNLGGLAKKIADVGARTRNGQIGPDELSGGTFTITNIGSAGALFDTPIINQPQVGILGTGIIVKRPVVITGVDGDDTIAIRSMMYLSLTYDHRLVDGADAGRFLQTLKARLEGGAFEADLGL, translated from the coding sequence ATGTCTGAATCCGTGAACTTGCCCGCTCTCGGTGAAAGCGTCACCGAAGGCACTGTCACCCGCTGGCTCAAGCAGGTCGGTGACCGCGTCGAGGTCGACGAGCCCCTCCTCGAGGTCTCCACCGACAAGGTCGACACCGAGATCCCCTCGCCCGTCGCCGGAGTCATCGAAGAGATCCTGGTCGCGGAGGACGAGACCGCAGAGGTCGGTGCACCGCTGGTGCGCATCGGGGACGGTTCGGGTGGCGGTTCCTCCGACGCCGGCAGCGCCGCTCCCGCCGCCGAAGAGGCCCCGTCCGAACCCGAGCAGCCCGCCGCCGAGGAAGCCGCCCAGGCGGACACCGCACCCGCAGCGAGCGGAACCCCCGACGAGGGCGGCGAAGGCACCGAGGTCACCCTTCCCGCCCTCGGCGAGAGCGTCACCGAGGGTACCGTCACGCGCTGGCTCAAGGCCGTCGGCGACGACGTCGAGGTCGACGAGCCCCTCCTCGAGGTCTCCACCGACAAGGTCGACACCGAGATCCCCTCGCCCGTGGCCGGCAAGCTCCAGGAGATCCGCGTCAACGAGGACGAGACCGCCGAGGTCGGCGCCGTCCTCGCGGTCATCGGATCCGGCGCGTCCGCGCCGAAGAAGGTCGAGGCCGCGTCGGGCGAGCCGCTCGTGGCCGCACCGGCCGAGGAGCGCAACGACGCCCCCACCGAGAAGCAGGGCGCAGGCCAGGAAGCCCAGCGCGCATCGACGACCTCCGAGCCCGACGACGACGCCAGCGGCGCCCCCGCGCCCGAGCCGGCGGCCGCCGCCCAGGAGAAGCCGGCCGCAGCGCAGGAGTCCGCTCCGTCGGAGGACTCCGGAAGCCCGGACGCCTCCGCCTACGTGACTCCCCTGGTCCGCCGCCTCGCGAACCAGAACAAGGTCGACCTGTCCACCGTCAAGGGAACCGGCGTCGGCGGACGCATCCGCAAGCAGGACGTCCTCGAGGCAGCGGAGGCGCAGAAGGCCCAGCAGCCGGCACCCGCCGCACCGTCAGCGCCCGCGGCGTCGGCCCCGGCCGCCCCGTCGAAGCCTGCCGCTCCCGCCGTCGAGCCGTCCAAGCTCCGCGGCACCGTCGAGAAGGCACCGCGGATCCGGCAGACCATCGCGAAGCGCATGCGCGAGTCGCTCGAGGTCTCCGCGCAGCTCACGCAGGTGATCGAGGTCGACATGACCCGCATCGCGAAGCTGCGTGCCTCGTCCAAGGACACCTTCCAGGCACAGAACGGCGCGAAGCTCACCTTCCTCCCCTTCATCTCGAAGGCGGTCACCGAGGCGCTCAAGCAGCACCCGAAGCTGAACGCGTCCTTCGACGAGGAGAAGAAGGAAGTCACCTACCACGACGCCGAGCACCTCGCGATCGCGGTCGACACCGAGAAGGGCCTGCTCGTCCCCGTCATCAAGGACGCCGGCAACCTCAACCTCGGCGGGCTCGCCAAGAAGATCGCCGACGTCGGAGCCCGCACCCGCAACGGTCAGATCGGTCCCGACGAACTCTCGGGCGGCACCTTCACGATCACGAACATCGGATCGGCCGGCGCGCTCTTCGACACCCCGATCATCAACCAGCCGCAGGTGGGCATCCTCGGCACGGGGATCATCGTCAAGCGCCCCGTGGTCATCACGGGCGTCGACGGCGACGACACCATCGCCATCCGGTCGATGATGTACCTCAGCCTCACCTACGACCACCGCCTGGTCGACGGAGCGGATGCGGGTCGCTTCCTGCAGACGCTGAAGGCCCGGCTCGAAGGCGGCGCGTTCGAGGCCGATCTCGGCCTGTAG
- the pdhD gene encoding dihydrolipoyl dehydrogenase codes for MAGSATAQEFDILVLGGGSGGYAAALRAVQLGFTVGLIEKGKLGGTCLHNGCIPTKALLHSAEIADGARDSEKYGVKATFESIDMNAVNAYKDGIIAGKYRGLQGLIKSKGITVIEGSGRLASQNTIDVDGTVYTGKHIILATGSFSRSLPGLEIGGKVITSDQALTMDFVPKTVVILGGGVIGCEFASVWKSFGVDVTIIEALPFLVPNEDASIVKNFERAFKKRGIKFNTGTRFKSVQQNDDGVVVTLEDGKTFEADLMLVAVGRGPVTQNLGYEEAGLTMDRGFVITDERLHTGVGNIYAIGDIVPGLQLAHRGFQQGIFVAEEIGGLKPVVVADLNIPKVTYSDPEIASVGYTEKAAREKFGDDRVETHEYNLAGNGKSSIIGTGGIVKLVREKDGPIVGVHMLGTRMGEQIGEAQLIVNWEAYPEDVAPLIHAHPTQNEALGEAHLALAGKPLHG; via the coding sequence GTGGCCGGATCGGCAACTGCGCAAGAATTCGACATCCTGGTACTCGGTGGAGGAAGCGGCGGCTACGCTGCCGCACTCCGTGCGGTGCAGCTGGGCTTCACCGTGGGGCTCATCGAGAAGGGCAAGCTGGGCGGCACCTGCCTCCACAACGGCTGCATCCCCACCAAGGCACTCCTGCACTCGGCCGAGATCGCCGACGGCGCCCGCGACTCCGAGAAGTACGGCGTGAAGGCGACCTTCGAGTCGATCGACATGAACGCCGTGAACGCGTACAAGGACGGCATCATCGCCGGCAAGTACCGCGGACTCCAGGGCCTCATCAAGTCCAAGGGCATCACGGTGATCGAGGGATCGGGCAGGCTCGCGTCGCAGAACACCATCGACGTCGACGGCACCGTCTACACCGGCAAGCACATCATCCTCGCCACCGGTTCCTTCTCGCGCAGCCTCCCCGGCCTCGAGATCGGCGGCAAGGTCATCACCTCCGACCAGGCCCTCACCATGGACTTCGTCCCCAAGACGGTGGTCATCCTCGGCGGCGGTGTCATCGGCTGCGAGTTCGCGTCCGTCTGGAAGTCCTTCGGCGTGGACGTCACCATCATCGAGGCGCTCCCCTTCCTCGTCCCGAACGAGGACGCATCGATCGTCAAGAACTTCGAGCGCGCGTTCAAGAAGCGCGGCATCAAGTTCAACACCGGCACCCGGTTCAAGTCGGTCCAGCAGAACGACGACGGCGTCGTCGTCACCCTCGAGGACGGCAAGACATTCGAGGCCGATCTCATGCTGGTCGCCGTCGGCCGAGGACCCGTCACGCAGAACCTCGGCTACGAGGAAGCGGGCCTCACGATGGACCGCGGCTTCGTCATCACCGACGAGCGCCTCCACACCGGCGTCGGCAACATCTACGCGATCGGAGACATCGTCCCCGGACTGCAGCTGGCCCACCGCGGCTTCCAGCAGGGCATCTTCGTCGCCGAGGAGATCGGCGGCCTCAAGCCCGTCGTCGTGGCCGACCTCAACATCCCCAAGGTCACCTACAGCGATCCCGAGATCGCATCGGTCGGCTACACCGAGAAGGCCGCACGCGAGAAGTTCGGCGACGACCGCGTCGAGACGCACGAATACAACCTCGCCGGCAACGGCAAGAGCTCGATCATCGGCACCGGTGGCATCGTCAAGCTCGTCCGGGAGAAGGACGGCCCGATCGTGGGCGTGCACATGCTCGGCACGCGCATGGGCGAGCAGATCGGTGAGGCCCAGCTGATCGTCAACTGGGAGGCGTACCCCGAGGACGTCGCCCCGCTGATCCACGCCCACCCCACGCAGAACGAGGCACTCGGCGAGGCGCACCTCGCCCTCGCCGGCAAGCCGCTGCACGGCTGA
- a CDS encoding hypothetical protein (possible pseudo due to frameshift) translates to MIALGTRVSGVMGDDGVRDAVKAAADRAGEQFWPMPLPEELRPSLESQVADIANIGERHGGMMTAAVFLREFVGQVDGEKIPWAHLDIAGPAFNEGAPYGYTPKAGTGVGVRTLLAYVEDVLARTA, encoded by the coding sequence ATGATCGCCCTCGGCACGCGCGTCTCGGGCGTCATGGGCGACGACGGGGTCCGCGACGCCGTCAAGGCCGCCGCCGACCGCGCGGGCGAGCAGTTCTGGCCCATGCCCCTGCCCGAGGAACTGCGCCCGAGCCTCGAGTCGCAGGTCGCCGACATCGCCAACATCGGCGAACGGCACGGCGGCATGATGACCGCCGCGGTGTTCCTGCGCGAGTTCGTCGGCCAGGTCGACGGCGAGAAGATCCCGTGGGCGCACCTCGACATCGCCGGACCGGCCTTCAACGAGGGTGCCCCCTACGGCTACACGCCGAAGGCCGGAACCGGCGTCGGCGTCCGCACCCTGCTGGCCTACGTCGAGGACGTGCTCGCCCGCACCGCCTAG
- a CDS encoding hypothetical protein (possible pseudo due to internal stop codon/frameshift): MIKTTELHLTASAKDLKKIPSDALVIAVAKGTDGPVLLDSPLPSKAARALGDSLQVLGITGAADEVRRLPGLPDTGADSLVLSGVGTVASSEALSPETLRRAAGAAVRQLTGLETVVLALPADTVAAAAAVAEGAAFGAYSYEGHKSGIRADGTVAPSKDKAAVRNVVVHTSAADDADLAPAFTRATILGKNVNATRSLVNQPPSHL; the protein is encoded by the coding sequence GTGATCAAGACGACCGAACTACACCTGACGGCTTCCGCGAAGGACCTCAAGAAGATTCCGAGCGACGCGCTCGTGATCGCGGTCGCCAAGGGGACGGACGGGCCGGTCCTCCTCGACAGCCCGTTGCCCTCGAAGGCGGCACGCGCCCTCGGGGACTCGCTCCAGGTTCTCGGCATCACCGGTGCCGCCGACGAGGTGCGCCGCCTCCCCGGGCTGCCGGACACCGGAGCCGATTCCCTCGTCCTCTCCGGCGTGGGCACCGTGGCGAGCTCGGAGGCACTGTCCCCGGAGACCCTGCGCCGTGCCGCCGGTGCCGCCGTCCGCCAGCTCACCGGCCTGGAGACCGTCGTCCTCGCGCTGCCGGCCGACACCGTGGCCGCCGCCGCCGCCGTCGCCGAGGGCGCAGCGTTCGGTGCCTACAGCTACGAGGGCCACAAGTCGGGGATCAGGGCCGACGGGACCGTGGCCCCGTCGAAGGACAAGGCCGCCGTCCGCAACGTCGTCGTCCACACCTCCGCGGCCGACGACGCCGACCTCGCGCCTGCCTTCACACGCGCCACCATCCTGGGCAAGAACGTCAATGCCACGCGCTCCCTCGTGAACCAGCCGCCGAGCCACCTCTAA
- a CDS encoding MFS transporter, with product MRSSRALLVWAAGVTAYLVAVTQRTTFGVAGLEATDRFGASASQLSVFTVVQLLVYAGLQVPVGVLVDRWGPRTLIVAGGLLMAVGQAQLAFADSVGAGIVGRLFVGAGDATTFISVLRLLPAWFEPRRIPVLTQWTGIIGQLGQVVSVIPFVALLSTFGWQPAFLSAAALSVLAVVLSITVIRDSPVAGSERSPQTLRQTGTSLAAAWRQPGTRLGLWSHFTIQFPGTVFVLMWGYPYLVRAEKVGEGAASALMTLFVAVGIACGPLLGRYVGRHPLRRSTMVLAIAALMATAWLAVLLYPGPAPLPLLTLLVVALAVGGPGSMIAFDFARTFNPAARMGTATGIVNIGGFMASLLSMFVIGVVLDVLLGSGFSRGDLYALASFRLAMAVQLVFLAAGVVAVVIARRRVRRRMAEQGVVVPPIRDALARERRRRRDEKAARRPSGD from the coding sequence GTGAGATCCTCGAGGGCACTTCTCGTCTGGGCGGCCGGTGTCACCGCCTACCTCGTCGCAGTGACGCAGCGCACCACCTTCGGTGTCGCCGGACTGGAGGCGACGGACCGCTTCGGCGCCTCCGCCTCGCAGCTGTCCGTGTTCACCGTGGTGCAACTGCTCGTCTACGCGGGTCTCCAGGTTCCGGTCGGTGTCCTCGTGGACCGGTGGGGACCGCGGACCCTCATCGTCGCGGGCGGCCTCCTCATGGCGGTCGGCCAGGCACAACTCGCCTTCGCCGACTCGGTCGGTGCGGGTATCGTCGGGCGGTTGTTCGTGGGAGCGGGCGACGCGACGACCTTCATCAGTGTCCTGCGGCTGCTGCCCGCATGGTTCGAGCCCCGGCGGATCCCGGTCCTCACGCAGTGGACGGGCATCATCGGCCAGCTCGGCCAGGTGGTCTCGGTCATCCCGTTCGTGGCACTGCTGTCGACGTTCGGCTGGCAGCCGGCCTTCCTCTCGGCCGCGGCACTGTCGGTGCTCGCCGTCGTCCTCTCGATCACCGTGATCCGTGATTCGCCGGTGGCGGGGAGCGAGCGCTCTCCGCAGACCCTGCGGCAGACCGGGACCTCGCTCGCCGCCGCGTGGAGGCAACCGGGGACACGTCTGGGCCTGTGGTCGCACTTCACCATCCAGTTCCCCGGGACGGTCTTCGTCCTGATGTGGGGCTACCCGTACCTGGTCAGGGCGGAGAAGGTGGGCGAGGGTGCCGCTTCCGCCCTGATGACCCTGTTCGTCGCGGTGGGGATCGCCTGCGGACCGCTGCTCGGGAGGTACGTGGGGCGGCATCCGCTGCGGCGGTCCACCATGGTGCTGGCGATCGCCGCCCTCATGGCCACCGCCTGGCTGGCGGTGCTGCTCTACCCGGGACCGGCTCCGCTGCCGCTGCTGACGCTGCTGGTCGTCGCGCTGGCCGTCGGCGGTCCGGGGTCGATGATCGCCTTCGACTTCGCCCGCACGTTCAATCCCGCGGCCCGCATGGGAACGGCGACGGGCATCGTCAACATCGGCGGCTTCATGGCGTCCCTGCTGTCGATGTTCGTCATCGGCGTCGTGCTCGACGTCCTGCTCGGCAGTGGCTTCTCCCGGGGTGACCTCTACGCCCTTGCGTCCTTCCGCCTCGCCATGGCCGTGCAGCTGGTCTTCCTCGCGGCGGGGGTCGTGGCGGTCGTCATCGCCCGGCGCAGAGTTCGCCGGCGGATGGCGGAGCAGGGCGTGGTCGTCCCGCCCATCCGCGACGCGCTGGCCCGCGAGCGCCGCCGGCGCCGGGACGAGAAGGCTGCTCGAAGGCCCTCCGGCGACTAG